The segment CATCGGCGGCAACTGGGTTTCACGCAAGAAGTAAAATGCACCGGGCAAGAGCACGGCCACGGTGCCGGAGGCGGCCATGGCAATGGCGTCTTCTTCGGTCATGAATTCCAGATGGTCCGCCGACAACGCCTGGTAGCGCGCCGCAAGGCTTGAGCCATGCAATGAGGACAACTGCTCGGCATGCAATTTGACCGGCAAGCCCAATTGCTGCGCCACTTTGAATACCCGCTCAACCTGGGCGGGCGAAAACGCCAGGTATTCGCAGAACGCATCCACCGCGTCTATCAGACCTTCGGCAGCCAACGCGGGCAGCATCTCGTTGCAGATATGCTCGATATAGTCGTCGGCACGGTCCTTGTATTCCGGCGGTAAGGCATGGGCCGCAAGGCAGGTGCTACGCACCGTGACCGGCAACGCTTCACCCAGACGACGGATCACCCGCAAAATTTTGCGCTCGCTTTCAAGGCTCAGGCCGTAACCGGACTTGATCTCGACGCTGGTGACGCCATCGCGCAGCAAACACAGCAAACGCTGACGGGCACTGGCGAACAATTCATCTTCGCTGGAAGCTCGGGTCGCACGCACGGTGCTGGCAATACCGCCCCCGGCTGCGGCGATTTCTGCATAGCTCACGCCCTGCAAGCGCTGCTCGAATTCGCCGCTGCGATTACCGCCAAACACCGTGTGCGTATGGCAATCGATCAGCCCCGGCGTCACCCACGCCCCTTCCAGGCCGTGGGTTTGACCATACTCGCCCGTCGGCAACTGCTGACGCGGACCAATCCACTCAATGTAGCCATCACGGGTGACAATGGCGGCATCCTCGATGATCGAGTACGTGCCATTGGCCATGGTTGCGACATTGCAGTGTTGCCAAAGGGTTTTCATTGCGTCACTCCGTCAATGTTCAAAAACTCAGGAAAGCTCGGGAGCCACTTCAATCGCCCGACCCGCTGCCGGCTTTACCCACAATAGATAAGCCACCACCAGGAATACAATCCAGACCGCGCCTACCATCAGTGCCGCCTGGGTCTCAGGGAAGTAACCCAGTACGCCGAAGATAAACACCATGAATGCGATAGCAGCCATTGGCGCATACGGCCAGAACGGTACCGGGAACTTGAGCTCGGCTACTTGCTCACGGGTCATGGAGCGGCGCATGGCCACTTGGGTCACCAAAATCATCAACCACACCCAGACCGTGGCGAAGGTGGCAATCGAGGCGATGACCAGGAAGATGTTTTCCGGGATCAGGTAGTTGAGCACCACACCGCCCAACAACGTAGCGCCCATCACCAGTACGGTCATCCACGGCACGCCATGGCGGGAGATTTTTGCAAAGCCTTTAGGTGCCTGCCCTTGCTGGGCCAGGCCATACATCATGCGACCCGCGCCGAAGATGTCGCTGTTGATGGCCGACACCGCCGCCGAAATCACCACGATATTCAGAATGGTGGCCGCCGAGCTGATGCCCAGGCTGTCAAAGATCTGCACAAACGGGCTGCCCTGGCTGCCGATCTGGGTCCAAGGGTAGATCGCCATCAACACAAACAGGGTCAGTACATAGAACAGCAGAATGCGCAGCGGCACCGCGTTGATCGCTTTCGGAATCACACGCTGCGGATCTTTGGCTTCGCCGGCAGTGATGCCGATGATTTCAATACCGCCGAAGGCAAACATCACCACGGCAAACGAAGCGATCAAACCGCCCACGCCATTAGGCATGAAGCCGCCGAAGGACCACAGGTTGCTGATGCCGGTAGCCACGGCATCCGTGCTGCCAGACGTACCGATGCCAAACAGCATGATGCCGAAACCGGCCAGGATCATGGCCACGATCGCGGCAACTTTAAGCAGCGACAGCCAGAACTCCATTTCGCCAAAGACTTTGACGCTGCACAGGTTCAAGCCGCCGATCAGCAGCACGATGCCCAGCACCCAGATCCAGCGCGCGACTTCCGGGAACCAGAAGCCCATGTAAATGCCGAAGGCGGTGACATCGGCCAGACA is part of the Pseudomonas sp. ML2-2023-3 genome and harbors:
- the hutI gene encoding imidazolonepropionase, producing the protein MKTLWQHCNVATMANGTYSIIEDAAIVTRDGYIEWIGPRQQLPTGEYGQTHGLEGAWVTPGLIDCHTHTVFGGNRSGEFEQRLQGVSYAEIAAAGGGIASTVRATRASSEDELFASARQRLLCLLRDGVTSVEIKSGYGLSLESERKILRVIRRLGEALPVTVRSTCLAAHALPPEYKDRADDYIEHICNEMLPALAAEGLIDAVDAFCEYLAFSPAQVERVFKVAQQLGLPVKLHAEQLSSLHGSSLAARYQALSADHLEFMTEEDAIAMAASGTVAVLLPGAFYFLRETQLPPMDALRKHGVKIAIASDLNPGTSPGLSLRLMLNMACTLFRMTPEEALAGVTQHAATALGMGETHGSLEPGKVADFVAWNIDRPADLAYWLGGDLDKRVVRSGVDVTL
- a CDS encoding amino acid permease; the protein is MQNQTQGLKRGLSARHIRFMALGSAIGTGLFYGSAAAIQMAGPAVLLAYLIGGAAVFMVMRALGEMAVHNPVSGSFGQYASTYLGPMSGFILGWTYAFEMIIVCLADVTAFGIYMGFWFPEVARWIWVLGIVLLIGGLNLCSVKVFGEMEFWLSLLKVAAIVAMILAGFGIMLFGIGTSGSTDAVATGISNLWSFGGFMPNGVGGLIASFAVVMFAFGGIEIIGITAGEAKDPQRVIPKAINAVPLRILLFYVLTLFVLMAIYPWTQIGSQGSPFVQIFDSLGISSAATILNIVVISAAVSAINSDIFGAGRMMYGLAQQGQAPKGFAKISRHGVPWMTVLVMGATLLGGVVLNYLIPENIFLVIASIATFATVWVWLMILVTQVAMRRSMTREQVAELKFPVPFWPYAPMAAIAFMVFIFGVLGYFPETQAALMVGAVWIVFLVVAYLLWVKPAAGRAIEVAPELS